A segment of the Alistipes sp. ZOR0009 genome:
TCTGAAACTGGGTGGTAATACCGCCAAAGTTGGATACGTCGGCAACGCCCATTACCTGCTTTAGGCGGGGAATGATAACCCACTTCTGCAGGTCGGTAATCTCGCGTAGGGTATGGTTCTTACTCTCTATAACGTATCGGCACACCTCTCCCGTAGGCGAGGTTAGCGGGTTCAGCTCGGGCTGTGCTCCAAAGGGAAGCTCCACACCCGATATCTTTTCCTCTACCCGCTGCCTAGCCCAATAGTCATCTACCCCATCGTCAAATACTAGAATGATGGTGGAGATGCCAAAAAGGTTCTTGCTCCTCATGGTTTGAAGGCCTGGCATCCCATTAAGCTCGCGCTCTAACGGAATGGTAATCTGCTGCTCAATCTCCTCGGCAGCTAGTCCCGGCACCTGTGTGGCTACCTGTACGGTAACATCGGCAATATCGGGGTAGGCATCAATTGGCAGCTGAAACCACGAGTAAACGCCAAAGATGGAAACCAGCGCAAAGCAGGTGGCTATAAGCAGCCTACGATGTATAAATAGCTTTAATATCTTTTCCATTGCTTACCTCCTATCGTAGTAGAACGCCGCCCTTGCATACCACCACATCGCCAGCAGCAAGCCCGTTGCGAACAATTACATCGGTGTCGTTACAGGTAGCCGTTACAACTGTACGCTTCACAAACTTTCCTTCGCCCACCTTTACAAATACGTAGGTGCGATTCTCGTCCTGCAGAATTGCCGAGGCGGGAACAACAATGGCATTATCTATCTTATGGTTAAAGCCTACGGTGGCAAACATCCCCGGCTTTAGCATCCTATCGGGATTAAGGCAGTCGATATAGAACTCAACCGAACGCGTTTGCTCGTCGAGCAAATTGCCGATGTAGCTAACCGTACCATGTACGGGCTTGCCGGGATAGGCGTCGCAGGTAACCTCCACGTTGTCGTGCTGGCTGATTAGGCCTATGCTCTTCTCCTTAACGCGAGCTACCACCCATACCTTGTCGAGATTGGCCACGCTAACCAGCGGTAGGGCGTCGTCCTTAAGGTACTGCCCAACGGTAAGGTCGTACTTAACCACCTCTCCGCTTATAGGCGAGCAAACAACCAAGGGCTTACCCATGGCGGCATCAGCTGGCTTAATATTGAAGATACGAAGCGAAGCTTCAGCACGCTCGTACTCCCGCTTGGCTATCTGGTACGCCGCATCGGCCTCCTCCAAATCCTTTTTAGAGCCAACACCGTGGCTAACCAAGTCGCTCTGCCTATTAAAACGGCTGCTGGCGAGCTGCCTTTCCTGCTTTGCCTGCATAAAGCCCTTTACCGTTTCGAAGTAGTCGGAGGAGTAAACCTCGAACATGGGCATCCCTGCCCTAACCTTTTGCCCCAAACGAACAAACGAGCGAGCCACACGTCCTTCGAACGGCGTGGAGATCTCGGCCGAGCTACCAGCCATAAGCTTTACGGTACCTGTGGTGGTAAACTTAGAGCAAAAGCTGGTGCTGGCAACCGTTTGTAGCGCCAACTTAGCAGCAATAGGAGATTTTGAGGGCAGCACCACCGTGTCGCCCAACATAACAGCAGACGAGCTGGCGCCCGCATCTCCCTTATTCTCGTGGCTGCCACAACCCTGTAGCAGAAAAATTAGAGAACACAATAAAAATATCCGATGCATGAGTAAATAAAATTTACTGGTGTATGAATTGAAATAACTAGAAAATTCGATCGAAGGATTCTTAACCCAAGAAGGTGGGCTTACATGCCGTATAGCTTAGCAACAGGGATGGCTACGTGGCCCATAGCAAAGCTTATGGTCAACCATCGGATTCCACAGGTTATCGGTACGCAGCATTGCAGCAGCATACGCCACCACAACCCAGCACAACGATATCTTAACGCGGTAAGATTTGGGATACTAAACAAGCATAGTAAGCGCAGCGGCGCCTATCCCTTGCCAATCGGCGGAAGTAGGAATAAAAGCACCTAAACGGTGGGAGGTCCACGAAGGTAGAGTACCTGCCTTAGGTTGCACCTCCTAATTCGAAAGGCATCCTCTATCAGAAATACAAGAAGGGGGAAAAAGAGGGCAACAAGAGCGGCCACCAGCACGGCCTCCTCGGCAAACACTGCCGACAGGGCATCTATTATCTGGTACTCGCCAGAACTGTGGCCGTGGTCGGGAGTGCTAAAGGGGTGCGAGTGGGTTACTACACCATACGCCAGATGGTGCGTGTGCCAGAAAAGGGAAACGCTACCGTAGTACCCTATAAATAGGATAAACAGCAGCCATCTCAATACGGGCATCAACCTGCTTCTTATATAACCCAGTAACATGCGGCAAATGTAGCTTTTTT
Coding sequences within it:
- a CDS encoding efflux RND transporter periplasmic adaptor subunit, translating into MHRIFLLCSLIFLLQGCGSHENKGDAGASSSAVMLGDTVVLPSKSPIAAKLALQTVASTSFCSKFTTTGTVKLMAGSSAEISTPFEGRVARSFVRLGQKVRAGMPMFEVYSSDYFETVKGFMQAKQERQLASSRFNRQSDLVSHGVGSKKDLEEADAAYQIAKREYERAEASLRIFNIKPADAAMGKPLVVCSPISGEVVKYDLTVGQYLKDDALPLVSVANLDKVWVVARVKEKSIGLISQHDNVEVTCDAYPGKPVHGTVSYIGNLLDEQTRSVEFYIDCLNPDRMLKPGMFATVGFNHKIDNAIVVPASAILQDENRTYVFVKVGEGKFVKRTVVTATCNDTDVIVRNGLAAGDVVVCKGGVLLR